One part of the Rhizobium rhizogenes genome encodes these proteins:
- a CDS encoding GntR family transcriptional regulator — protein MKHTGGSLPMYLQIAEMLVREVAAGRLIDGEKLAPERDMAADLGIAVGTLRKSLAELQERGLLERVQGSGNYIRAVSDPQSVYAFFRLEMIEGGGLPTAEVLDVARLAKPAALPAFGTSAEGHRIRRLRRIAGKPAAIEEIWLDGSYVDTIAIENMSESLYLYYRTRLNLWISKAEDRIDLGDVPDWAPEAFGQKPGAPVPRVLRLSQAQDGAVAEVSWTWFDHTVARYVSRIR, from the coding sequence ATGAAACACACTGGCGGCAGCCTGCCCATGTATCTGCAGATCGCCGAAATGCTGGTGCGTGAGGTGGCGGCGGGCCGGCTGATCGACGGCGAAAAGCTGGCGCCGGAACGGGATATGGCGGCCGATCTCGGCATTGCGGTTGGCACGCTTCGCAAGTCACTCGCCGAATTGCAGGAGCGCGGCCTGCTGGAGCGCGTGCAGGGTTCGGGCAATTACATCCGCGCCGTCAGCGATCCGCAAAGCGTTTATGCCTTCTTCCGCCTCGAGATGATCGAGGGTGGCGGCCTGCCAACGGCAGAGGTTCTGGATGTGGCGCGGCTTGCCAAACCCGCCGCCCTGCCCGCTTTCGGCACTTCAGCCGAAGGGCATCGCATCCGCCGCCTCCGGCGCATTGCCGGAAAACCGGCGGCCATCGAGGAAATCTGGCTTGATGGTTCTTATGTCGACACGATCGCCATCGAGAACATGTCGGAATCCCTTTATCTTTATTATCGCACCCGTCTCAATCTCTGGATCTCGAAGGCGGAAGACCGCATTGATCTGGGCGATGTGCCCGACTGGGCACCCGAGGCCTTCGGCCAGAAGCCGGGCGCGCCGGTGCCACGCGTGCTGCGTCTCAGCCAGGCGCAGGATGGCGCGGTGGCCGAAGTTTCATGGACATGGTTCGACCATACGGTTGCCCGCTACGTTTCCCGCATACGTTGA